The following coding sequences are from one Gossypium hirsutum isolate 1008001.06 chromosome A12, Gossypium_hirsutum_v2.1, whole genome shotgun sequence window:
- the LOC107929497 gene encoding outer envelope pore protein 37, chloroplastic has product MLEPSSQKPNFLIPQVSPTPAAPPPPMAQPPPPPPPPSLVRTYSDKLLSLLSERPSLRATSEFDSDSRVFFHKVSCKLFDNLASLKLSFINDSKREISEPQLMLTSKYLSIHYDPDEQNALIRTSFDVGPMLNFNVAHDLKAQQGEVSMYASLPSPGFGVQVSSSFPYSGLPRATIRFPMGEVTLEEREEADVLRTLSVKGILRGQILNGVCSAHYVDEELKLRYIYKDQAMSFIPSISIPSNAVSFAFKRRLSPSDKLSYWYKLYSNNWSAVYKHTYKKSFKLKAGYDSEVRLGWASIWVGDKNGRARTAPMKMKVQFMLQVPQDDIKSSTLMFRVKKRWDIL; this is encoded by the exons ATGTTGGAACCATCTTCTCAAAAACCCAATTTCTTAATCCCACAGGTGTCGCCAACTCCGGCGGCTCCACCGCCTCCAATGGCACAACCACCTCCACCACCACCGCCACCTTCTCTAGTACGCACCTACTCCGACAAGTTACTGTCTCTTCTATCCGAAAGACCTTCCCTTAGGGCGACTTCGGAGTTCGACAGTGACAGCCGTGTGTTCTTTCACAAGGTGTCGTGTAAGCTGTTCGACAACCTGGCCAGTCTCAAATTGTCGTTCATCAACGATAGCAAACGCGAGATCTCGGAACCGCAGTTGATGTTAACGTCAAAGTACTTGTCAATCCATTACGATCCTGATGAACAAAATGCCCTCATTAGGACCTCTTTTGACGTGGGTCCCATGTTGAATTTCAATGTTGCCCATGATCTCAAG GCACAACAAGGTGAGGTGTCTATGTATGCAAGCCTTCCCAGTCCCGGCTTTGGTGTCCAAGTATCatcttcttttccatattctggtTTG CCTAGAGCAACGATTAGATTCCCGATGGGTGAAGTTACATTGGAGGAGAGAGAAGAGGCGGATGTACTGAGAACATTGTCGGTAAAGGGAATTCTTAGAGGTCAAATTTTAAACGGGGTCTGTTCCGCTCATTACGTTGATGAAGAACTGAAATTAAGATACATATATAAG GATCAAGCAATGTCGTTTATCCCTAGCATTTCGATACCGTCGAATGCTGTATCATTTGCATTCAAGCGGCGTCTCAGTCCATCTGATAAACTGAG CTACTGGTACAAGCTTTATTCGAACAACTGGAGTGCTGTGTACAAGCACACATACAAGAAAAGCTTCAAGCTCAAAGCTGGATATGATTCAGAAGTCCGTCTCGGTTGGGCTTCTATATGG GTTGGAGACAAAAACGGCAGGGCAAGGACAGCCCCGATGAAGATGAAAGTCCAGTTTATGTTACAGGTACCGCAGGATGACATTAAGTCATCGACGCTAATGTTCCGAGTTAAAAAGAGATGGGATATATTGTAG